In Anoplopoma fimbria isolate UVic2021 breed Golden Eagle Sablefish chromosome 15, Afim_UVic_2022, whole genome shotgun sequence, the genomic window ATTCTGGAAGGGATACGTTTTAGGTATACCACAACATGTGTACAGCAGATATTTTAAATCACAGCTGGTTTCAAAATGGTTTACCTTAAACAAGCGTAAAGTGATTTGACCTTTCAAAGTGCCAATGTCTAGCATTTATGGGGATCTCTGGGCAAAAATATTACGtaatattatttgatttttttttctttattgtataaTCACATGAAAATACGAGTTGTTTAGTTTTCGTTAACTTTGAATGAGCCGTTTATACCTATATTTGGAGCGGgtcctctcctccagcttccATGTTTCTAAACCAGAATGGACATCTCAAGGGCAATTTTCATGTCAGCAAACATAGTTCTCCTACACACTCGGCACATTTAAGTTGGTTGCGATCCGCAACCTGACCAAATCCTTCACACTGGCTGTACTTGTTAGCCCACCATAAACAGAACTTGTTAGCAAACGGTGAAAttgtcattcattttgagtTGTGTTTATTTCCAACTGGTAGAATTAAATTCCAATATTCCCCCTCATTTTAGCTCTCTTTTGGTCTCTTTTAAATCCTAGCTTTAACAGCTAaatgctcttttaaaaaaaaaaaaacagctgcttgcATACTGCTGCCAGAAACAAGGACATGAGAGCAGTGGACCGGACcaacacaccaaaacaatgagctgaaagacgccTAATGGCTCTGAGAGCTAAACAGAACTGCAGAGTCTGTGATAGTTCTGTTAATTTGTCACTAGACTCAATATCTACACATATACATAGTTATTTGATCAATTATtagtatgaaaatattgataagAGCAGCTTTAATTAGTTTCAGTTTACATTTTCACCGATCGCTTGTGCTAGGATCCATAGAAAGAAGCACAACAGAAACATAGAAGTGGATCAGTTTCTGTTAAGTCCgcctttttatatttacattaaaaatatgtacacattatcacacacacatacggcCTCATGTAATCCAATGCAGCAGTCCTGTATCTGCTGCCTTTGTGACGCTAATAATGTTCTGTTATTGTGTTAGAGAGTTGTCGATTCAACTCATTTTCAAAGCCATTGTTTGTTGTATCGGATTCTGATGTGTTATACATGAGctcatgttattgtttttctcctgcaaggactctctgtctcttccaggGTTTGCTGCAGTTGCTGCAGTTGATAAATGAGGAAACGCTGGAATGTTTTTGGTGGTTGAAACCAAGAAACTGTGACTCTGCGAACAGTATTGATCAGGGAAATGTCTACGTCAGGTGAAACACTTGGAGCTTCACCAACCTCATCTTCACTAATTTGTAGTCTGGCTCATATTCAGACCACGAGGACGGTTAGAGTGCTTTCACACCCACTAGCCTGAGGTCGAGTCCCACCAGCGCTCCCcttcctgctcctccatctGCCTCATGATCTGCTGATTTGCTAAAATTCCTCTTTGCTAAAAtgatcctctcctctcctctcctccccacccCTCACCCCTCTCACCCTGCTTCCTCCCCCAAACCCTAAACCTCATAGGTTTAACACTGTCTTAAGCCTGAGGGGGGCAGAATGCCGGAGCAGAGCAACGACTATCGCGTGGTGGTGTTCGGGGCAGGGGGAGTGGGGAAGAGCTCCCTGGTGCTGCGCTTCGTGAAGGGCACCTTCAGGGACACCTACATCCCCACGGTGGAGGACACCTACCGCCAGGTGATCAGCTGCGATAAGAGCGTGTGCACCCTCCAGATCACCGACACCACGGGGAGCCACCAGTTCCCAGCCATGCAGCGCCTGTCCATCTCTAAAGGCCACGCCTTCATCCTGGTCTACTCCATCACGAGCAAACAGTCCCTGGAGGAGCTCAAACCCATTTACCAACAGGTAGGGagtggtggtgtttgtgtgtgtgtgtgtgtgtgtttgtggatggcTGGGTTGATTGTACGCGAGTGTGTGCTGTCAACgttgtattatgtattataactAAATACGGATGGAAATACAAGAAAAGTCTTTTACTTTGATGACTTGTTAAAAGGCTAATTCATAGCTGCTTTGTCAGTTTATAGATAGtaataataaacttaatttttGTTGCTAATTCAGGCATGAAATgcaatcagaatcagctttattggccatgtatgcgtacgcatacaaggaatttgactctgttttttccatacataaacaaataaaacagaaaacaaggacagcaagTAGAATAAGGGAGGCATTAACATTTAACTACTATGTACacgtataaatataaatatatatatatacaaaagtatgTATGGGTATGTATCACAATGAAATGGAGGTAATAGTGCAGAATGGACTaatgtgtaatatatatttgGGCATATATCGTCTTTAGATGTTAAAATTACCACTAAATCAAAGTTTTGAGTGATTATAATGTACTCTCACCAGCCAGAACATAACAAGTAGCCCTcttgttctccttctcctctgcagGTCTTGGCCATAAAGGGCAACGTTGAGGCCATCCCCATCATGCTTGTGGGCAACAAGAGCGACGAGACCTTGCGGGAGGTGGAGACCAAGGACGGGGAAGCCCAGGCCAACCAGTGGAAGTGCGCCTTCATGGAGACGTCGGCCAAGACCAACCACAACGTGACCGAGCTCTTCCAGGAGCTTCTAAACCTGGACAAGAAGAGGAACATGAGCCTCAACATCGACGGCAAGCGCTCGGGGAAGCAGTCCCGCGCCGAGAGACTGAAGGGCAAATGCAGCGTGATGTAAAcccaggagaggaggagaggggaggtggaggttGAGAGTTGGGGATCAAGAGAAAAGCAAAATATAAGGAAGACGAGGGAGAGGAGGGACTCACTAAACGTATCACTCAGAGCAAAACGTCTGGAAGGTAGCAGGAATCTCATcatccacatcctcctccttttgACTGctgcattcacaaacacaactcaGCAGTTATTTTGAAATCATACAGGATTCCAGTTTGGAGCTTCACATCCATGTACAGTCTGCTATAAAGGGGAGACGAGGGGGGGACTTACGCAGAATATCGAGAGGCAGATTAAAAATCAAGAATTGCTGGGTCGCAGATGAATTACCTGTCTGCACTTTTGCATCATCCCGGTGCCACAAAACCTGGCTGAGGAGCTCATCAAGACCCTGAACTGCGATGGATACCACAGACTGCAGCACcccctgaaaacacactgaaggtTTCTGATCTACACAAATCATTAAGTGTCCTCTCTCGCTGCTACATCCAACCCCTCCCTCACAGCTCAGCTCCCTCGTCATCCCAACACCCTCGTTCTTCACATACGCCCCCACACTATGACAAATATAGAGAAACGTAATGTATATGTAACAGAACCGACAAAGTTAGTCAAGCTCGCTCATCTGGTAGAAACACTATTTTAAGAGACTGAGGTGTCCATTGTGCTACAAAGCGCAGAACCCGAAGATTTTTGAGACTGCGAGCGTGAAGGACATTAAATCAGCAAAACATGCGACCCAGCTTCATCCCAGAGCCGCTCCTGAGGACTCTGATGTACAGAAACATGGGATATTTCAATATATTCCATCTAGTCTACACATGCATCGCCCAAACCAGTACATGTGTCACAGGAATAGGGTGAAGTTAGAAGCATTAAAGCTCAATCCTCCTAATCATCCCttcagaaagataaaaaaaaaaagaacataattaATCTTCATTAAGCTGTCATTGTGTTAAAAACTCATCTGCTAAATGTCCTCTTCTGAAGTGGAGAAACATCCAGCGGCAGGGTATGCACACACGCTACTGATACAACGCAACAATCCTTTTAAGACTCTCATCTAGTGTAGAATAACTCTGGATGAAAAGAAGCTGGACTCTCAGAAAACATAGAAATACAAGTCTGCCTTGTCTACGAGGATGATACACTCGGATAATCATTGCCAAGCTGGTGAGAAGAAAAGGGATGATTGAGGTCAAGAATGTCCGTTTGCTTTGGCACTTTTCATGTGAAGGTTTCTcttcttttgccttttttttttgcttgtttgctTCATGATGCTCTTTAAAGTCGtataagagtaaaaaaaaagaaaagccccttcttaaacaaaaagcacacggagaaaaaataaataagggaTGGATGTAAAATTGCTCCATGCAGATCATTCAGTTCGACCTGAATCACCAAattctgtttcctctttggtTGGTTTGGTCACATTACCTTGCATACGCTCCTGCAGGCATCggtaaacaggaaacagaatgggtcacacacatttacacacacagcatgCGCACAAAAGCATTCATGCAAATTAAGTAAGCGTTAATCTGAGTAACACTGTTGACTGATTAGATGAAGACAAACAGGGCTCACTCAGCCTCAATGCCCTCACATTGCACTTTatatcataaacacacacacatgcacacacacacgtaactgtaatttgtcatgtttttgcctatgttatgttttaatgatCTCTACATAATACAGAATATCCTCCTGGAGCCATTAAATAGCTCCACTGTATGTCCAAAGTGCAtgaatacttctttttttttccacgcAGGAGCTCTGAATATTGTACACAGTGTACACAGGACAGCCAAAAGCACAATACTTTTTTACCTACATATctatttgtacatttatttatgtgtttttttgtgtgtgtatgttttcctTGTTTGTCGTCTTTGTGCGATTTTCATCTTTCAACATTTATTCACCAGTCCTAAACATGGAGAAATAATCGCATCATGATCACCGGTAGCTTCTCCGTCTCAATGTAGATGTAAGGTGTTTTAACCGTCCGGTACATGGCACAATGAGGTTGTGGTTCTGCTGAGCAACAGGGTATCATGATGTGACCGGTTAGCTGTGGTTGGCTCGTATATGCGACATAACCCCCACAGAATTGTACTTCGTACAGGACGTAGAGGATGGTCAGATTATTTGTctactttttttccatctctcagGCGGTTTTAACAACAATTTGGGTGGAGGATAATCTGTTCCTGTACTGTTAAACCCAAAGACATAGATGATGCCCCTTTTAACTGTGTGTCCATCTctttgaaaaaagcaaaaaaaaaaagcacagcaaCTGTTTCCGTTTgtccctttctctgtctttgtgggGCAACAGAATCAACAACTGGGCACTTTAGGGTGACATTTTACTTGAAGACTTGCTTATTAATCAGCAACGCCTCATTTATAAGCACCATGTAAAATGTCCCTTCTGCATTATTCACACCcacagaaaaactatttcacACAGTGTAGTTATTGTAAATACACAGCATATGGTAGTTGAATGAAATGTTCATGAGAGCTTCAAGTAAGATGTTACCCATGTAAAGAAAAACTGTACCCGCTGTCCTTCTGGGAAAAAGTCCTTTGTAACCAGGAAATGTTGTTACAGTAGGAGGTTTCAATGTTGCTATGTACTGTACTATACAGCTAAATAATGATGCTCATGCTATATCGTATTTGACACATCCACTCTTCAGATCTATCAATCAGATAATACTAGCAAAATGTGAATATGTAACTAAAGGTTCCACTCCATAgctgttaccttttttttcccattttgaGAGCTGAATGAATCCGTTGATATTGATGTGTTGTACTTTGCACTAATGTGAGGTCCTGTTAAACTCAAAAATAAGAACTGTAAACGTACCCTTTACCTGTTAGATACCAGGGATGCTCACTCCTACTCTCTCTCcgtattttaaacatttcatatttaaaaaaaaaacaatttgcattTGAAATTGTTTATCTTGGTTTGTTTTAGATGCCAGAAGGACGGAGTGATATCTGTCATGTACCAACCTGATGTGTCCTTCTAGAGgttaaaaagatagaaaaaaaacaagagcaggAAGTTATCTGTATGACTATCAGACAGTTCTGACCTGATCTGATGTGTTGCCACCGGCAGCGGTGGTGCACACGCTGCATAAATATGAGCTTGACACGTCTGGTTGCTTTACGCAAACGCCAGCTAGCGAGCGCATGTTTGTGCAATCTGTTGTTCTGCTGACGTCTACAGGAGACTGTCGTTGCTCATGTTCCTGCTCGGAATATGATACagcagggagggaaaaaaacaatgagacagCGTGCAAGAGCAGCATGGATGACAAGCTTGAGCGAGAGGCTGCACTATTAATAGAAGTAGTGTGAAAAATATGAAGTGCACTAACTAACTAGGCTGTGTAAGATTCAAATGTGCTTGCATGTGAGGAGGCGTGCATGAGAAGTGTGTGAGCGTTTTGTCGAGTTTTCTTGGGCTGTGTGAATTAAATGCTGGCATGAATCAGGACAGACACCTCTGCCCTCGTCCTCCCATGGCTTGTCTCATCTCATTTATCAATGAAGCATActcactgctgctgtctgtgCGTGTGACCCATGAGTGCATCCATGTATGTGCGCAATCAGCCACCTATTTGCATCCCTTCACTCTCtggcgtgtgcgtgtgcgtgtgcgtgtgcgtgtgtgtgtgtgtgtgtgtgtgtgtgtttgcatgtttgtgggCTGTACCACCTTATGAAATGTCTGTCAGATATTTGAAGCTTTCCTGTGCAGGCTGCCTACACATTTCTGCATGAGTCATCCCGCGCTGCTATAACACTCCtacaaaaaccaaacaaacacacacacacatacaagcataTGTACAGGCATGGAGGCAAAATAGACAGACTGCATGCTCTTagctagcacacacacacacacacacacacacacacacacacacacacacacacacacacacacacacacacacacacacacacacacacacgtatacatgCATATTACATTCACACAGGCCTTGTCAGTGAAGCCAGATTATctcactgtctttttttctgctctgcgCTGTTGTACAGGCACCACTGTTAGCACTACTCCTCTATATATCAGCTGTCCGCCCCCTGAAATCTTGATTTTCCTTCACATTCATCCTTCCgactttttatttagtgttgtGTAAGTCGGTTGCTCTAAAACAGACCAAAAGGCCGACCCTGCTCCCATCTGATTGTAGATAGTTGTAAATAGTGTTCAAAGGACATAATATTTCagaaatgagagaggagagtgtgCAGAGGAATGGATGCTGTGGTGGGAAGATGCGTTTCCTGCTTGTAGTCAAGGTGCCCAATTCAAAGTAACACAGCAAAACTAAGAGTTTCCTTCAGACGAGAGCTACTTGGTGGCTTTATGTCAACTTCACCAGCTGTCATGAAGTCGTTAAAAACTTGTCGTTTGTTAAAGTGTCCTATGAATTATTCTGCAAGATAAACGACTAACTGATGTGAAAAGAGGAACTATACGGAAGCCCAAAGTGACCAATATTAGATTAAGGgtttttatttccaaatgtcaaatgacaatttttatttttccaaatgattttttttatttttttataacaacaCTTTTTATAACTAAGTCTTTGTTCGTCGATCGAGACAAACAGGACACATAGTTATGTGATTGGCTGTCTGCTCAATCAGACCaaagcagctgtcaatcacatggCTGgagtgaaataaacattttctgcaGTTAAATGACGCTATTgtgaaaagaagcagaaaataatattcattaattaatgtaattgttttacagtttttgatACATAATGtcatgtgattatttatttcataatgtcatTAATCTGTTTAATATTGGACACGTTGGGTCTCCATAGGAATCTACATTGGTAGCATTGGTCCACAAATTTTGACTAGGGCCAGGTGAAGTTAACCTCACCATATTGAGGTAACTGGGTACTTACTGGTCATGTTGCTTACGAGTATGTTGTTGTGCAGCAGAGGAAGTCTGGTTCACATGTGTTCTTCCATAGCAGGATGGGAAAAATGACCCTGTGACACTTAAACGAAAGGGGCAGTCAGTGAAATCTAAATACACAGGAAAGGTGGAGGTTTTCCAGTCTAACTTAGATATGACCCATTAACTCATTCCTACCAACAAGGGCAGTTTACAGTCCTGTTGAGTCCAGCTAAGAGGCAGAGGATCTGAAGGAAATCAGTGTTGGAAGATGAGTGGAAAACAGACCGCGTTAACCTCTCCAGCTCACCCCTTTACATCTCGTCTGATCGACTCAGATCCTCACAAGCTGTTTTTTGCGGACGGGGGGGGCGTAAAGTGGGACATTTAGACTTGGTGGGTAATGTAGTTTGGTACTATCCTGTCTCTCTGGCCCTTCATTCCTGCATGGTCCCTATTGGTGTTCCAGCCAGCATGAGAACAAGGACACAAACTGTGAATCATCTTTGTATTCTTTAAATGAATTCCTCAGCAGCATTTACGGCTTTggttttgcaaatattttcacttcttttaagcacttatttttttctgtaactgaTTCTattggtttatatttttttctgctgggccttttttatttatttaacttattaTGATGTATAGATATTTATTCTAGCAATAGTCTTCCTGTTAAGATATACTGTGCTGATGCATCCTCTGAATAACTGaaaataacacatatatatagatgataataataatcaaatctGCAAAATGATTTTCCTAATAAAAATGTGAACTGAGGAGTGCTTCTCGTCTTTTTGATTTTTCTCCGCTCGCCAGCGGTGTATGATGACTCAACCTAAACTGTGCTAGAGGTTTACTGGCTTTGTCGATCACCTTGGCCAGACTGATATTGTTCAATAACTATGGATTTCCATGATATTTTATTaagacattcatggtttccagaggatgaatcctccATGACGTATGTCTTCCCCTGATGACTTTCCTTCTAACATCACATTTGTAAGTTTGAGTCAAATATCTCAACtatgtccccctcaggatgaatttctctctttttggttACACCTTGACTTTTCCTCGATCGCATGTCGTCAGGTcaacatttaaatttgtttaatactttacctgcaaaactaatgacattctcATGAGCTTctgctgtgctttgtgtttatttctaaaTAGAAAAAGATTACTATGCTAACAGTGGCGAAGGTAGTATACAGGTGTACTAAAATAAGTAGCAGCAATACTAGAAATACTccaatataaatgaatatccTACATTGAAAGTATTAAgtcaaagtataaaagtattatGAGCAAATGTAAATAGagcatacatatacatataaaggTTATCTTGCCACCTGATATATATTATcatccttgttgccagtgttttggtacattttgtaaaaagaaataagtttcatgaaatcttaagtaaagaggtaaaaatgaaacaccaaagtatggtttacattttgtacttcatcatttcaagtgtttattttaaaaagatttggTATTTTTCcaacaattatttatatataacccTATTGGACTATTATTACTGATTAATTATGTGTATGTAGCAGTATTTGATCATGATAGAGCTGATTTGAAGTATGTTGTATAAGCAAACTGTTgagtagtttaatctataacaaGGCATCGTATTCTATAAGcttatcaaatgttttatactttgtataCCTGATTAGCATCAGCATGTTatcttagagagagagagagagagagagatggactaACAGTCTCCCACTCCTCCCTTTTCACTCTCACTTCTCGTTTAACCCTCTAACATCTGCTTGGGGATGCTGTGCCCAGCGCGGTTGCCAAGGAGACGGTGTGACGTTGACGACGGCTGTCGCATGAGAGTGTGGTGTGACCCTGGTGGGGACAGAGATGCGTTACGACAGGCAGAGGTCTCCCAGGCTGTTGCTGGAGTGTGTAACAACGCAGCGAGACAAAAACTCTCACCCCCAAGGGCCAATGTGGCGAACCCCTTTTGCTGGGTCTTAATGAGACGATGCTCTGGTCCACAAAACATTCATGCAGAGACATGCACACATGTGCTTCTAGTCATTTGGGAAAGTCTGTGTATGACATGCTCAGAGGAGGCAgggacagagaaaataaaaaatgtgtgcgTGGGTGCCACCTCTGCCAGCCTGAGAGCATCTTTTAGTCGTGACTCATGGGCTTCCACCACTCATTTCTTAGTAAATCAAGAGccctgctgtaaaaaaacactgcCTCCTCAACAAGACACacaggggggaggagagggattacagagggaatacagagagaGGAATCTGAGAAGGAAGTGAGGAAAATGAAGGAGGGAGAATGAGAAAGAGATGGCTAAAAaggtgagaaaatgaaagagaaatgtaTAGGCATCAGCATAATTTCACACATCAGTGGAAACGAGGCCAATGCGGTACTCTGTGAGTTATAAATAGCTCTCTTGTGGTTAAAATAAGTAGCTCAGGTTTCCATAGagccaagaagaagaaatggctgcaaaagtgtgtgtgcatcaaaGCAGCTCTATTGCATGTACATCTCCGTCAATGTCAGCATCACCGAGGTTTCATGGACCCAACAAATGAAGATGTAGGGTAAAAGATAAGATCCTATTCATCAGACCTTTAGTCCCTTTTCACCACAGAGCGAATCGTCCACGTTCAGCCGATGATCATGCAGCAGATGCAGCACTCCGTGGAGGAGTGGACCAAACAGCTCAGTGGAAACGGAGGATGCGTGTTTGTGCTGGGCCCTGCCAGGAATCACAAGAGCGGCCCACACCTCTCCGGAGTGGACGGATCTACAGCTGGGTGAAGGGCGCCACCGTGTGGCAGCAAAGTGGAGCCATGTGTGGAGGAGACACTGTTACTGTGAGGTACACGACTCGACACGTACAtgccagaggaaaaaaatacacatcttGCAGGTTGGATTTGCATTATGGTAGAGAAGCAAAATATGGCTTCTTTAATGCACATCTTGCAGCAGAAAAAGATGTCAGGCCAGCCTACTTTATTGAGCACTAACTAGTCCAAAAGTTCAATGAATGTGTGATGTAAATAAGGGTCATGCATTATATCCTTTATTTAATGCACAGATGGGGATATCGAAGTCAAATCAATGAGTTCAACTGAATATTATTTGCATTGCCCTTCGTTAATCGTGCAAAAAGAAGAGGTTTACAAAGAAAAACTCTTATTTTCAAGCTTTAACATCTTAGACACACGTTTCTCAGTGCATTTAGGGTGTGCTACCTATCACATATTAT contains:
- the diras1b gene encoding GTP-binding protein Di-Ras1b, which encodes MPEQSNDYRVVVFGAGGVGKSSLVLRFVKGTFRDTYIPTVEDTYRQVISCDKSVCTLQITDTTGSHQFPAMQRLSISKGHAFILVYSITSKQSLEELKPIYQQVLAIKGNVEAIPIMLVGNKSDETLREVETKDGEAQANQWKCAFMETSAKTNHNVTELFQELLNLDKKRNMSLNIDGKRSGKQSRAERLKGKCSVM